One genomic region from Anabaena sp. PCC 7108 encodes:
- a CDS encoding GDSL-type esterase/lipase family protein has product MQTLKPSSSMLSVAPKLCQPLKIVALGDSLVYGYGDPEKGGWVEQLRRWWMLPDSVGHVLYNLGVRGDRTQQVSQRLEIEFRNRGEVRNRVPDLIILSVGVNDTPRLGRPHGKNYTNFPQFETQIATLLDQAQQLCPVLFVGMVPVDETKMPFLDCLYYNHADQYCYKEATRTACNQREIPYLDIFDQWMERSADWREKRITADGLHPNTLGYQDLLEAVLNWSEIAKYHCQVDYQLELKNS; this is encoded by the coding sequence ATGCAAACCTTGAAGCCTTCTTCCTCAATGCTGTCTGTAGCGCCGAAACTATGTCAGCCCTTAAAAATTGTTGCCTTGGGAGATAGTTTAGTATATGGATACGGCGACCCAGAAAAAGGCGGTTGGGTGGAACAACTACGACGGTGGTGGATGTTGCCTGATAGTGTTGGCCATGTGTTATATAATTTGGGGGTTAGGGGCGATCGCACTCAGCAAGTCTCCCAAAGGCTAGAAATAGAATTTCGTAATCGCGGAGAAGTCCGTAACCGTGTCCCTGACTTGATTATTTTATCTGTTGGAGTTAACGACACACCTCGCTTGGGTCGTCCCCACGGTAAAAATTACACAAATTTCCCTCAATTTGAAACCCAAATCGCTACATTATTAGACCAAGCCCAACAACTTTGTCCGGTTCTTTTTGTGGGTATGGTTCCCGTTGATGAAACCAAAATGCCTTTTCTCGATTGTTTATACTACAATCACGCTGACCAATATTGCTACAAAGAAGCCACTCGCACAGCTTGTAACCAACGAGAAATACCTTATTTAGATATTTTCGACCAATGGATGGAACGCAGTGCAGATTGGCGAGAAAAACGTATTACTGCTGACGGACTCCACCCCAACACTTTAGGTTATCAAGACCTTTTAGAAGCCGTTCTCAACTGGTCAGAAATAGCAAAATATCATTGCCAAGTAGATTATCAACTAGAATTAAAAAATTCATGA
- a CDS encoding family 10 glycosylhydrolase, whose amino-acid sequence MFFSFQPLKTGTFSQKLIKNLLPLLFLISFVAVLLGNTFTPVTAQIPRQEIRGVWITNNDLNILRDRKKVQDAVTKLRQLNFNTIYPVVWNSGYVMYPSVIAKNLDIQPFVFRGTDGHDILADVINQAHRQNLLAVPWFEFGFMAPPTSELALNKPEWFTQKRNSVQTSVSAAGEVMWLNPFHPEVQQFITNLLVELANNYDIDGIQFDDHMSLPHEFGYDKYTVALYRQETKKNPPADSQDPEWVSWRANKITDFMVRLNERVKQVKPKAIFSVSPNYYDFAYKLQLQDWLNWVRLNIVDELIVQVYRENLDHFNAKISRPEMQEVQQIIPTGVGIMAGLRTKPVSMQQIKSQVRAAQQRGLGVVFFYYESLWNNSSESLSERLKGFQSLFPYPALRLAAD is encoded by the coding sequence TTGTTTTTCAGTTTTCAGCCTTTAAAAACAGGAACTTTTTCTCAGAAATTAATTAAAAACCTGCTACCGCTCTTATTTTTAATTTCCTTTGTTGCAGTTTTATTAGGAAATACCTTCACCCCCGTTACCGCCCAAATACCCCGTCAAGAAATTCGCGGTGTGTGGATAACAAACAACGATCTTAACATTTTAAGAGATCGTAAAAAAGTCCAGGATGCTGTCACTAAACTGCGTCAACTTAACTTTAATACTATATATCCTGTAGTTTGGAATTCTGGCTATGTCATGTATCCTAGCGTCATAGCCAAAAATTTAGATATTCAACCATTTGTGTTTCGGGGAACAGATGGACATGATATTCTTGCAGATGTAATTAATCAAGCTCACCGTCAAAATTTACTTGCTGTTCCTTGGTTTGAGTTTGGTTTTATGGCTCCCCCAACCTCAGAACTTGCACTAAATAAACCAGAATGGTTTACACAAAAACGGAATAGCGTGCAAACTTCTGTTAGCGCAGCTGGTGAAGTTATGTGGTTAAATCCCTTTCATCCAGAAGTACAACAGTTTATTACTAATCTACTTGTAGAACTAGCTAATAACTATGATATTGATGGCATCCAATTTGATGATCACATGAGTTTACCTCATGAATTTGGCTATGATAAATATACAGTTGCTTTGTACCGCCAAGAAACCAAAAAAAATCCCCCAGCAGATTCTCAAGATCCAGAATGGGTAAGCTGGCGGGCGAATAAAATCACAGATTTCATGGTCAGACTTAATGAACGAGTCAAGCAAGTAAAACCAAAAGCAATTTTTTCTGTTTCACCTAATTACTACGATTTTGCTTACAAGCTGCAACTGCAAGACTGGCTAAATTGGGTGCGATTAAACATAGTAGATGAGCTAATTGTGCAAGTTTATCGTGAGAATCTGGATCATTTTAATGCCAAAATTTCTCGCCCAGAAATGCAAGAAGTGCAGCAAATAATTCCTACTGGAGTCGGAATTATGGCAGGTTTAAGAACTAAACCCGTCTCAATGCAACAAATTAAATCTCAAGTGCGAGCCGCACAACAGCGTGGACTAGGTGTGGTTTTCTTCTATTATGAAAGTCTTTGGAATAATTCTTCAGAGTCATTAAGTGAGCGTTTAAAAGGATTTCAAAGCCTTTTCCCTTATCCTGCATTGCGATTAGCAGCAGATTAA
- a CDS encoding FHA domain-containing protein: protein MTNLQIQLSWEDPATGERREPKLSLPIAFGREFARLPTEIRGQRVSRMLLNSNEVSRYHVLIDWEQDWEQNHFLVIDQNSVNGVLVNGQRQTRCQLANGDTLQIGPYIITVQFGLNTTIPTPNKPSTILFNPHTNLPDSSLSPVPVVTPVGSNFPPPAFQEIKVDLQALHATGLPVDECDYLAVGGGLGSFVWVDLLRISGIKAEKIIALGLEAEPYARYKRLCLNSQIPLNERLRSNSDSCPDNIWGWPSYALRESWHDLTKGQLKSAFKYLWQVFGEPTFAETYTPRAGNVFDSIDREVKRINWNQIYRYGRVRSIRKTEDGRYCVAYSRSPGNYAFLVCRYLHLATGYPAIQFLPDLQAYREKYQDFKSVVNAYEDHNHVYEQLERQGGTVLIRGRGIVASRIIQRIYEARKQNRNITVLHLMRSPKPQGNKFQKSQRTVKNHYEFQPFNWPKACWGGELRVMLEKATPEERQRLLADWGGTTTADRLDWQNITEQGIKEGWYQITFGQVVAVEKDVQNHTITQIQEKGFGEMKLTADFIIDATGLDAKVDANPLLEDLVKHYNLPLNYLGRLVVANNFELVEMRNTKGQMYAVGAITLGGPYAAVDSFLGLQYAALVAVDGLYTARAPGVKRLNGISSFGQWIKWISNQSP from the coding sequence GTGACTAATTTACAAATTCAATTAAGTTGGGAAGATCCAGCGACGGGTGAAAGACGAGAACCTAAGTTAAGTTTACCTATCGCTTTTGGTCGAGAATTTGCCCGTTTACCAACAGAAATTAGGGGTCAACGTGTCTCGCGGATGCTGCTAAATAGCAATGAAGTTTCTCGCTATCATGTCCTGATTGATTGGGAACAAGATTGGGAACAAAATCATTTTTTGGTGATTGACCAAAATAGTGTTAATGGTGTTTTAGTCAATGGTCAACGTCAAACACGCTGTCAGTTAGCTAATGGGGATACTTTGCAAATTGGTCCCTACATCATAACGGTGCAGTTTGGTCTAAATACTACCATTCCTACTCCTAATAAACCTTCTACAATTCTATTTAATCCTCATACTAATCTTCCAGATTCTAGTTTATCTCCAGTTCCTGTTGTTACGCCTGTAGGGAGTAATTTTCCGCCACCAGCTTTTCAGGAGATAAAGGTTGATTTACAGGCGCTTCATGCTACGGGTTTACCTGTTGATGAATGTGATTATCTAGCGGTTGGTGGGGGTTTGGGTAGTTTTGTTTGGGTTGATTTATTAAGAATTAGTGGGATTAAAGCTGAAAAAATTATTGCTTTAGGACTAGAAGCGGAACCTTATGCTCGTTATAAACGGCTGTGTTTGAATTCGCAAATTCCTCTAAATGAAAGGTTACGTTCTAATTCTGATTCTTGTCCTGATAATATTTGGGGTTGGCCTAGTTATGCGTTAAGAGAATCTTGGCATGATTTAACTAAAGGTCAGTTAAAATCGGCGTTTAAATATTTATGGCAGGTTTTTGGTGAACCAACTTTTGCGGAAACTTATACTCCCCGTGCTGGGAATGTTTTTGATTCTATAGATAGGGAAGTAAAGCGTATTAACTGGAATCAAATTTATCGTTATGGACGAGTTAGGTCAATTCGTAAAACTGAAGATGGTAGGTATTGTGTTGCTTATTCTCGTAGTCCAGGAAATTATGCTTTTTTAGTTTGTCGTTATTTACATTTGGCGACGGGATATCCTGCTATTCAGTTTCTCCCAGATTTGCAAGCTTATAGGGAAAAATATCAAGATTTTAAGTCTGTGGTCAATGCCTATGAAGACCATAATCATGTATATGAACAGCTAGAACGCCAAGGTGGGACTGTTTTGATTCGGGGACGGGGGATTGTGGCTTCGCGGATTATCCAGCGGATTTATGAGGCGAGAAAGCAAAATCGCAATATTACAGTTTTGCATTTAATGCGATCGCCCAAACCTCAAGGTAACAAATTTCAAAAGTCCCAGCGTACTGTCAAAAATCACTACGAGTTTCAACCTTTTAACTGGCCAAAAGCCTGTTGGGGTGGTGAATTACGAGTCATGTTAGAGAAAGCCACCCCCGAAGAACGCCAGCGGCTATTAGCAGATTGGGGTGGAACAACCACCGCAGACCGTTTAGACTGGCAAAATATTACCGAACAAGGTATTAAAGAAGGTTGGTATCAAATTACCTTTGGTCAAGTTGTTGCTGTAGAAAAAGATGTCCAAAACCACACTATTACCCAGATTCAAGAAAAAGGTTTTGGGGAAATGAAGCTAACTGCTGACTTTATTATTGATGCTACGGGATTAGATGCCAAAGTTGATGCTAATCCGTTGTTAGAAGATTTGGTTAAACATTACAATTTACCTCTTAATTATTTAGGAAGGTTAGTAGTAGCAAATAATTTTGAATTAGTAGAAATGCGAAACACCAAAGGTCAAATGTATGCAGTAGGGGCAATCACTTTAGGTGGTCCCTATGCAGCCGTTGATAGTTTCTTGGGTTTACAGTACGCGGCTTTAGTTGCTGTTGATGGATTATACACAGCCCGCGCACCAGGAGTGAAAAGATTAAATGGTATTAGTTCATTTGGGCAATGGATAAAATGGATTTCAAATCAATCACCATAA
- a CDS encoding FHA domain-containing protein, which produces MNSLTLQWDDAGQSKTQQIYEQQSSKNTGTFRIGRDPFRCDIILTHPTVSGLHVEIFFNSQQKRFYIRNLRESNPPQIDGKSLIQGEMLLNERSIIYLGQQQLQVTEVSINSIPATILFPPQQPPVQPGFNHQKKSLPTQPKSIYGLQCPRCYKVSPPENLQIGCPWCGTSLAAAVSVLVAPNN; this is translated from the coding sequence ATGAATTCACTAACTTTACAATGGGACGATGCAGGACAGAGTAAAACTCAACAAATTTATGAGCAACAGTCCAGCAAAAATACTGGTACTTTCCGTATTGGTCGTGACCCTTTTCGGTGCGATATTATTTTAACTCACCCGACTGTCTCTGGTTTACACGTAGAAATATTTTTTAATTCTCAACAAAAACGTTTTTATATTAGAAATTTGCGGGAATCAAACCCTCCACAAATAGATGGTAAGTCACTAATTCAAGGTGAAATGCTGTTAAATGAAAGAAGCATAATTTATTTAGGACAGCAACAACTTCAAGTTACTGAGGTTTCAATTAACAGCATTCCTGCAACAATTTTATTTCCACCGCAACAACCACCAGTTCAACCAGGATTTAATCACCAGAAAAAGTCACTCCCAACACAACCAAAATCTATTTATGGGTTGCAGTGTCCTAGATGTTATAAAGTTTCCCCACCAGAAAATCTGCAAATAGGTTGTCCTTGGTGTGGTACATCTTTAGCAGCGGCTGTAAGTGTGTTAGTAGCACCGAATAATTAG
- the nfi gene encoding deoxyribonuclease V (cleaves DNA at apurinic or apyrimidinic sites): MKIQQIHSWPSTVEEAITIQETLRNQVITTDLFKEPIKYVAGVDMGFLEDGTISRAAVAVLSFPDLQVVETSLAYRPTTFPYIPGFLSFREIPALLDALEKIQTIPDIILCDGQGIAHPRRLGIACHLGVIVDIPTIGVAKSLLIGKYEELPEAKGSWQPLIYKKETIGAVLRTRTGVKPLYISSGHRISLPTAIDYVLRCTPKYRLPETTRIADKLASDR; the protein is encoded by the coding sequence ATGAAAATTCAACAAATCCATTCTTGGCCTTCCACAGTTGAAGAAGCTATAACAATTCAAGAAACCCTGCGAAATCAAGTAATTACTACAGATTTATTCAAAGAACCTATCAAGTACGTTGCAGGTGTAGATATGGGTTTTCTCGAAGATGGTACAATTAGCCGTGCAGCAGTTGCAGTACTGAGTTTTCCTGATTTGCAAGTAGTCGAAACGAGTTTAGCATATCGTCCCACCACCTTTCCTTACATACCTGGGTTCCTCTCCTTTCGGGAAATACCCGCCCTGCTTGATGCCTTAGAAAAGATTCAAACTATACCTGATATAATATTGTGTGATGGTCAAGGAATTGCTCACCCCCGAAGATTAGGCATAGCTTGCCATTTAGGGGTAATCGTGGATATACCAACAATTGGTGTAGCGAAATCTTTGCTTATTGGTAAATATGAAGAATTACCAGAAGCGAAAGGAAGTTGGCAACCATTAATATATAAAAAAGAAACTATTGGCGCAGTTTTACGTACACGCACTGGAGTAAAACCTCTCTATATATCTAGTGGACATCGAATTAGTTTACCAACAGCAATTGACTATGTATTACGCTGCACACCAAAATATCGGTTGCCAGAAACTACCCGCATTGCTGATAAATTAGCATCTGATAGATAA